One region of Peribacillus simplex genomic DNA includes:
- a CDS encoding solute symporter family protein: MNILAFILFLIIVGLTLVITYFASRRTKTTADFYTADSSLTGWQNGWAIAGDYMSAASFLGIAGMVALSGFDGFFYSIGFLVAYLVVLYIVAEPLRNLGKYTLADMIAARFNEKKVRGVAALNTISISTFYMIAQLVGAGALIKLLLGIDYLYSVIIVGILMTVYVVFGGMTATSWVQIVKAILLMAGTFIISIIVLAKFDFSVIEMFKQMKTATPLGGDFLNPGNKFKDPLDTLSLNLALVLGTAGLPHILIRFFTVKDAITARKSVVYATWIIGIFYIMTIFLGFGAAAFVGYDKIIAANAAGNMAAPLLAEAIGGDFLFAFVSAVAFATILAVVAGLVLSAASAFAHDFYGHIIRKGQATDKEQVVAARWASIGVSILSIILALFAQNMNVAFLVSLAFAVAASANLPIIIFTVFWKRFNTAGAVTGMIVGLVSSLLLVFLSPNVWSPVEGAAIFVGEPLFPLANPGIVSIPIGFIAAIVGTLLSSKKADAKKFDEILVTANTGMKDPL; this comes from the coding sequence ATGAATATACTTGCTTTCATATTATTTTTAATCATTGTCGGGCTTACATTAGTCATTACCTATTTTGCTTCACGGCGCACCAAAACGACCGCGGACTTTTATACGGCGGACAGCAGCCTGACTGGCTGGCAGAATGGCTGGGCCATTGCGGGTGATTATATGTCCGCCGCCTCTTTTTTAGGAATAGCTGGGATGGTCGCACTCTCTGGATTTGATGGCTTTTTCTATAGTATAGGTTTTCTGGTTGCTTATCTGGTCGTTCTTTATATCGTGGCCGAACCGCTCCGTAACCTTGGTAAGTATACACTTGCGGACATGATCGCTGCCCGTTTCAATGAAAAGAAAGTACGCGGGGTCGCTGCCCTTAACACCATTTCCATTTCAACCTTTTATATGATTGCCCAACTAGTCGGTGCAGGTGCCCTTATAAAACTCTTACTTGGAATTGATTATCTATACTCCGTCATCATTGTAGGTATTTTAATGACCGTCTACGTCGTATTCGGCGGTATGACGGCCACCAGTTGGGTCCAAATCGTAAAGGCGATTTTATTGATGGCAGGTACATTCATCATCTCTATTATCGTGTTGGCGAAATTCGACTTTAGCGTGATCGAGATGTTCAAGCAAATGAAAACAGCCACCCCTTTAGGCGGCGATTTCCTCAACCCGGGTAACAAATTCAAGGATCCATTGGATACTTTATCCCTTAATTTGGCGCTTGTACTCGGTACTGCTGGACTTCCTCACATTCTCATCCGTTTCTTTACGGTAAAAGACGCCATCACAGCCCGTAAGTCCGTAGTATATGCCACTTGGATCATTGGCATCTTTTATATAATGACCATTTTCCTTGGCTTTGGAGCAGCAGCTTTTGTTGGATACGACAAAATCATAGCCGCGAATGCCGCCGGCAATATGGCTGCCCCGCTGCTTGCCGAAGCCATTGGAGGTGACTTCCTGTTCGCCTTTGTGTCTGCAGTTGCTTTCGCTACCATTTTAGCGGTTGTAGCAGGTCTCGTTTTATCTGCAGCCTCTGCTTTTGCCCATGACTTTTATGGCCACATCATCCGAAAAGGTCAAGCTACTGACAAAGAACAGGTCGTTGCAGCTCGTTGGGCATCGATCGGAGTATCCATCCTCTCCATCATCCTTGCTTTATTTGCCCAAAACATGAATGTCGCTTTCCTTGTGTCACTTGCCTTTGCCGTCGCTGCTAGTGCCAATCTGCCAATCATTATCTTCACGGTATTCTGGAAACGTTTTAACACAGCTGGGGCTGTCACGGGTATGATAGTGGGGCTGGTCAGTTCTTTATTACTTGTTTTCCTAAGTCCCAATGTCTGGTCGCCGGTAGAGGGAGCCGCAATATTCGTAGGGGAGCCATTATTCCCACTTGCCAATCCAGGCATAGTCTCCATCCCAATTGGTTTTATCGCAGCCATCGTCGGAACCCTGCTGTCAAGCAAGAAGGCTGATGCCAAAAAGTTCGACGAAATATTGGTTACAGCTAACACTGGAATGAAAGACCCTTTATAA
- a CDS encoding threonine/serine exporter family protein, producing the protein MMFAQLITSFIASAAFGVIFNVPKNSLFQCGCVGMLGWVLYFFMVKNEINSIMATLAAAFIVAVISQYFAKRYKTPITIFNVSGIIPLVPGGLSYDAMKHFVVNDFNVAVQLAAKAFMLAGAIAMGLIFAEVMNQLVTKYNRRKIRLRS; encoded by the coding sequence ATGATGTTTGCACAGCTTATTACAAGTTTCATTGCCTCAGCTGCCTTTGGAGTGATCTTCAATGTACCGAAAAATTCATTGTTTCAATGTGGTTGCGTAGGGATGTTAGGGTGGGTCTTATACTTCTTTATGGTTAAAAATGAGATAAACAGCATTATGGCAACATTAGCGGCTGCATTTATCGTTGCGGTTATCAGCCAGTATTTTGCTAAAAGGTATAAAACCCCGATCACAATTTTTAATGTATCGGGAATCATCCCCCTCGTGCCAGGAGGCTTGTCATATGATGCGATGAAGCATTTTGTCGTAAATGATTTTAATGTCGCCGTTCAATTGGCCGCCAAGGCTTTCATGCTGGCTGGTGCGATAGCAATGGGGCTGATCTTTGCAGAAGTCATGAACCAGCTAGTAACGAAATACAATAGAAGGAAGATAAGATTGAGAAGTTAG
- a CDS encoding threonine/serine exporter family protein, translating to MEDQLPYNEIIDVCLLAGKIMLQNGAETSRVEDTMVRIAAAYGCGDSHSFSTPTGIIFSLDGMHPASKLIRVSQRSTDLHKVTLVNSISRSISSKEMSPEEAYLRLKEIEKAGMGYPMWGQVFAAFIASGCFLIMFQGQWNDFIWSCIAGGMGFSCLLYLHWLLEVRFFAEFIASLVVGLVAMFFVHIGVGSHLDTIIIGAVMPLVPGLLITNAARDLIAGHLVSGLSKGADAGLTALAIGAGISAAFVFL from the coding sequence ATGGAAGATCAGTTACCGTACAATGAAATTATAGATGTATGTTTACTAGCGGGAAAAATCATGCTTCAGAACGGAGCGGAAACATCAAGGGTGGAAGATACGATGGTTAGAATTGCTGCAGCGTATGGATGCGGTGACTCCCACAGTTTTTCAACCCCCACAGGAATTATTTTTTCGCTGGATGGAATGCACCCAGCCTCCAAATTAATTCGAGTTTCCCAACGATCTACAGATTTACATAAGGTAACGCTTGTTAACAGTATATCCCGAAGCATTTCCAGCAAGGAAATGTCACCAGAGGAAGCCTATTTACGGTTAAAGGAAATCGAAAAGGCCGGGATGGGGTATCCCATGTGGGGTCAGGTTTTTGCTGCATTTATAGCGAGCGGCTGTTTTTTAATCATGTTCCAAGGACAGTGGAATGATTTCATCTGGTCCTGTATAGCTGGAGGGATGGGATTCTCTTGCCTGCTTTATTTGCACTGGTTACTGGAAGTTCGTTTTTTTGCTGAATTTATAGCTTCTTTAGTTGTAGGTTTAGTGGCCATGTTCTTTGTCCATATTGGGGTTGGAAGTCATTTGGACACGATAATCATTGGAGCGGTGATGCCGCTTGTGCCAGGGCTGTTAATTACTAATGCAGCCAGGGATTTAATTGCAGGGCATTTAGTTTCGGGTCTATCCAAGGGTGCGGATGCAGGTTTGACTGCTTTAGCCATTGGGGCAGGAATATCGGCTGCGTTTGTTTTCTTATGA
- a CDS encoding alpha/beta fold hydrolase, producing MAFIEVEEGVRLFYEEKGQGRPIIFIHGVWMSSRFFRRQVPYFSEKYRTILLDLRSHGQSNHVHYGNTVSAYAKDLHAFIGKLGLQDVILVGWSMGAFVVWDYLKQFGEGNIHSTVIVDELASDFKWPDFKIGAFDIDTLIAFMTEIQTNRSPFLQSFLASMFKNELSVADASWMLGEVTKMPESIASAILFDQSIVDYREFLPKINVPTLLCFGRLEKVIPVAAGEHLHKNIPNSELVIFEDSCHCPFIEESDLFNETVDGFIQKGV from the coding sequence ATGGCATTTATTGAGGTGGAAGAAGGCGTTCGGTTGTTTTATGAAGAAAAGGGCCAGGGGAGACCAATTATTTTTATCCATGGTGTGTGGATGAGCAGCCGGTTCTTTAGAAGGCAAGTTCCGTACTTTTCAGAAAAGTATAGAACGATCTTACTTGATTTAAGAAGCCATGGCCAGTCAAATCATGTTCATTACGGGAATACAGTCTCCGCTTATGCAAAAGATCTCCATGCGTTCATTGGTAAACTGGGATTACAGGATGTCATACTCGTAGGCTGGTCCATGGGGGCTTTTGTCGTCTGGGATTATCTCAAGCAATTCGGTGAGGGAAATATTCATTCAACTGTGATTGTCGATGAATTGGCCTCTGATTTTAAGTGGCCCGACTTTAAAATTGGCGCATTTGATATTGACACGTTGATTGCCTTCATGACTGAAATTCAAACGAACCGTTCCCCATTTTTACAAAGCTTCCTTGCCTCCATGTTTAAAAATGAATTATCTGTAGCGGATGCAAGCTGGATGCTCGGGGAAGTGACCAAAATGCCAGAATCCATTGCCAGTGCCATTCTATTTGATCAATCGATTGTCGACTATCGTGAATTCTTGCCAAAAATCAATGTTCCCACACTTCTCTGTTTTGGAAGGCTTGAAAAAGTCATCCCGGTAGCTGCAGGGGAACATTTGCATAAAAACATTCCGAATTCCGAACTAGTAATCTTTGAAGATAGTTGCCATTGTCCATTCATTGAAGAAAGCGACTTGTTTAATGAAACCGTAGATGGCTTTATACAAAAAGGAGTGTAA
- a CDS encoding dicarboxylate/amino acid:cation symporter produces MKSFIKNYRSSLILLTAIIIGGIAGVVFGEKTSVIQPLGDLFLNLMFTIIVPLVFFSIASAIANMSGMKRLGKIMGSIVVVFLTTAALAAVIGFIGTTIINPLEGTDTTAIKELMENSSSEEHIEKVSFFSQLVNTVTVSDFPELLSRSNMLQLIVFSVLIGLSTALVGEKARPITEFLTAGTAVMMKVVKIVMYYAPIGLGAYFAAIIGQLGPQILEGYARTFILYLVLALIYYFGFFTLYAFIAGGKDGVNLFWKNALAPSITAIATCSSAASIPVNLESVKKMGVPKDIAETVIPLGANTHKDGSVFGGVLKIVFLFSLFGKDMTSISSILSILAVAFLVGAVMGAIPGGGMIGEMLILSVFGFPVEVLPIIAVISTIIDAPATLLNSTGNTVCAMLVTRLVEGKNWLKRAFVKENSAV; encoded by the coding sequence ATGAAGAGTTTTATCAAAAACTATCGATCCTCCTTAATACTGCTCACTGCCATTATTATCGGTGGGATAGCGGGCGTCGTTTTCGGTGAGAAAACCTCGGTCATACAGCCGCTAGGGGACTTATTTCTAAATCTTATGTTTACGATCATCGTGCCATTGGTATTTTTCAGCATTGCTTCAGCGATTGCCAATATGAGCGGAATGAAGCGTCTCGGGAAAATCATGGGCAGTATCGTTGTCGTCTTCCTGACAACTGCCGCTTTAGCTGCTGTCATTGGGTTTATTGGGACAACCATCATCAATCCCTTGGAAGGCACAGATACGACAGCCATTAAAGAACTGATGGAAAACAGTTCCTCTGAGGAGCACATCGAGAAAGTTTCTTTCTTCAGTCAACTGGTCAACACAGTAACCGTATCTGATTTCCCAGAACTGTTATCCAGAAGCAATATGCTTCAGCTTATCGTTTTCTCGGTATTAATCGGACTTTCCACTGCATTGGTCGGTGAGAAGGCAAGACCGATTACTGAGTTTTTGACAGCGGGTACAGCTGTCATGATGAAAGTCGTTAAAATCGTCATGTACTATGCTCCAATTGGACTTGGTGCTTATTTTGCTGCGATTATCGGGCAGCTTGGGCCGCAGATTTTAGAAGGCTATGCTCGCACTTTCATTCTTTATCTAGTTTTAGCTTTGATTTATTATTTTGGCTTCTTCACTTTGTATGCCTTTATCGCAGGTGGGAAAGATGGAGTTAACCTATTTTGGAAAAATGCCCTGGCACCTTCCATTACAGCCATCGCAACTTGTTCCAGTGCAGCGTCCATTCCAGTCAATCTGGAATCGGTCAAGAAAATGGGCGTGCCAAAGGATATAGCGGAGACTGTCATCCCACTCGGAGCCAACACTCATAAAGATGGTTCTGTATTCGGAGGGGTATTGAAAATCGTTTTCCTATTCAGCTTATTTGGAAAGGATATGACAAGCATTTCAAGCATTTTAAGTATACTTGCTGTTGCCTTTTTGGTTGGAGCCGTTATGGGCGCCATTCCTGGGGGCGGCATGATTGGGGAAATGCTGATTCTTAGTGTATTCGGCTTTCCTGTTGAAGTTCTGCCGATCATTGCGGTTATATCCACGATTATCGATGCTCCTGCTACACTGCTTAACTCAACAGGAAACACGGTTTGTGCCATGCTTGTCACGCGGCTTGTTGAAGGGAAAAACTGGTTAAAACGAGCATTCGTTAAAGAAAATTCGGCGGTATGA